The following nucleotide sequence is from Aphelocoma coerulescens isolate FSJ_1873_10779 chromosome 9, UR_Acoe_1.0, whole genome shotgun sequence.
CAAAAGACAGATATTTAAAAACTCTGTGACACTACAGAcaaatctttgaaaaaaaaatatgcagcCCAACTCCTAAAGTTCCGTCTCGCACATCCCAAAGAAATTGAAATAtgtgtattttctttcattgtaACTATTTATACTTAGTCTTTCAGTTAAATGTAGATATCATACAATGTTGACATACTGTATGTAGCTTAAAAACTTGAAGCACTGCTCTACAAAATCACACAAGGTAGAAATATTTCCTTCAGTAATAACCTTCTCCAAAGTAACCAATCACTACTTCTTTTAAGTGCTTTAAAAGTTTTAAGAAACAAGTCTGTGTACAGGAATAACACTAAGGAATCACAAGGCCAAAGGGGCAGACAGGAATGCAGCTCTGCGCGCAGAAAAGTTGCACCATCTGACAAATCCCCGCTCCCTTTACAAATAGTGCCTCTGAGAGTCAGTCAAAGGCAGGAAGTAAAACACtaattatttcttaaaatttcatttctctctcttttctgcagaaaacagaagcagaagCTCATAGTGCATCACCTGGAATCTGTCACTGGCTAAGAAACCAGTTCACAACCAGAGGAAGGTCTCAGCCTGAGGGCTGGgatgctcagctgctcctccagcctctccctgctccgAGGGATTCCACAGGAACACTCCTGCCCACTCCCATGGTGAAGAGCTGGAGGGACTGCCAAGGACCCCCCCTCACTGACCCCAGCTTCCACCGCAGGGAACACCCACGTTTCTCCACTTCTCCCGGTACCCTTCCCTTGGCTTTTGGGGGGAGAATGTGTCCCTGCTCAGGGAGGGCTTGTTCCAACAGGATTGGACTTGGCAGATGAACCTGTTTCATTCTTCAAAGCAAAAGCCAATTTTTTCTACCTTATAGGAAGAAATAAATCTTTGCCAGGGATGTGGGCATCAGCTGAGAGCACATCAGCTCCCCCGAGTGCCTGTTTTACAcaggcagagcccagacagAGATACAGTCACATCAACAACCACATCGCTACACACCTGAGAgttgccctggcccagctgggGCCCCACCCGCTGAGTGCATTTGGTCACAACACAACAATTCAAAGCTGACTGAAAAGGCTGAAGCCTcataaaagataaaaatcacaatttcttttgtttttctgtttgtttctccagGGAGAGGGAATACCACAGAGGAAATGAAAGCCACAACCCAATTCAGCTCCTCCAGGAATGACAGCAACTGCACCAGCGACAGCAGGATCAGCCAAGTCATCTTCCCTTTACTCTACACGTTTCTGTTCCTGGTGGGGATCACCATGAATGGCCTGGCAATGTGGGTCTTCTTTAAAATATCCAGTAAATCCAACTTCATCATCTTCCTCAAGAACACTGTAATTTCTGACCTCCTCATGATCTTgacttttccatttaaaatccTCAGTGATGCAAAGCTGGTATCCTGGGTCTTGCGAGGGTTTGTGTGCCAGGTCACCCAGGTTGTGTTTTACTTCACCATGTACATCAGCATCTTGTTTCTTGGTCTGATAACTATTGATCGCTATCAGAAAGCCACTTCACCATTCAGAACATCAACTCCACGGAGTCTTTTAGCTGCCAAGATCCTGTCCACAGCTATCTGGGTATCAATGTTTGCTCTCTCATTACCCAACATGATTTTAACTAATAAGAAGAAAACACCCAAGAACGTAAGGAAGTGTGCTCTCCTGAAATCAGAATTTGGCTTAGTCTGGCATGAAATTGTAAACTACATTTGCCAGTTCATCTTCTGGGTTAACTTAGCAGTCATAGTGGTATGTTACATCCTCATCAGCAAGGAACTGTACAAATCCTATAAAAGGACACGATGCACAGGGAAGGCATCCAAGAAGACTGTCAATCTCAAGGTTTTCATAATCATTGCTGTGTTCTTTATTTGTTTCGTGCCATTCCACTTTACCAGAATCCCCTACACCTTGAGCCAAACGAGAGATGTGTTTGACTGCTCTGCTCAGAACACCCTGTTCTACCTGAAGGAGACCACGCTGTGGCTGACGTCCCTCAATGCCTGCCTGGACCCATTCATATACTTTTTCCTTTGCAAATCATTTAGGAAATCCTTGCTAGACATGCTGTGCAAGCACATGGCAGGGCTCGGGGCAAGGACAAAGGAGCAGAACGAGGGGGATGACACAGACGAGACGCCACTCTAGAACTCAGGACTCGACACGCCCCTTCCTGGCCACACATGTTTATTGAGAGTGGAAGGAGCACAAATCCATGAAGTGTATCTAGAACTTCACCGACTTCTTTAGAAACAGTCCTGCAGATGAAGCATGAGCACCCTggaaccaccaccaccactggcTGCAAAACTAGAAAGCTTAAATAACAGGAgtccccctgcccccagcctccatccttgccaaAACAGGAGCTCCTCTGACCCCAACCATGCCTGTCAGAACTGCTGGGAAGAAGTCTGAGCTTAAAGGTGGAACTGTGAGGAAAACTTAAAACAGAATCATGAAATGTTACAGATGATATTGTGAACTGTAAAGATTTTGCAGAAATAGCTAAACTCGGGGAGAGTGACGTCCATGACAACACAGGATCCGAGAAATGCAGACAAATCCACAGGAGATGTGATTTTTCAATACAGGGAGTTGTCACCTTGTATGCAACGGGCAGACAAACAGAAATCCAGGCCAGATGTAGAGCAGCCATTTGTGCAAATTTTTGGTAACAGAATAACACTCGGCTTATCTCATTCTATGCTTGCAGTTCCTAATCCATTGACCAATAATTAATAGTTGTACGTCAGAGGAAATAATTTCATAATCAGGCTTATCTTGATATGAATTAAACCCCCAACTCCTTCCCCTTACTACATAAATAAACAAAACTGTATGCTTTCACAGAGAACAATATATTATATTAGAAAACATACGAAGCCTTGATTTACATCATACTGAGATCTTGGGGAAAGATAGGCTCATGGTAACTTCTTTACTGATGATTAAGGGCAGCTTTTTTCACTATACAAAATACTCAACCCCTTCCCCTTTTgcatttggaaaacaaaagaaaaacagggaagTATCTTCAAGTACATGACATTTTGAGGTATCACAACAATTGCACATGAAATAGATTGTGGGCTATTGGAATAAATTGTGGTTCATTTATCAGCACTGCAAACAGCTCCAATTGAGCAGCATGGGTCACTGTCACACAAGAGCTCATTCTGCCAAAGCCATTGCCTGTCCATCCTTCCTGGTACGTGTCCCTACCTGCCAGGGAACTTCTACAACTGAAACCCAATTTCCCAAGAAGTTAAAAGGCAGCTCTCTTGTTGCTCACTTACTGCCACACTCGGCCTTGGGGTCTGTGCCTCTGATAACCCGCTGGGATGAATTAACCCTTCCACAAATTGTTTCATGCCTTGCTCGTGCTggtccctgctccagctgacACAATCAGTAGCTGGGTTCTACCACAGAGCTCAGGGCACCAGGATTTCCCTGGAAACAGTGTCCAGCCACCCTGGAGCATGCTCCCCCACCAGCCCACAGGCCCCAGGCCAGATCAGCTCCCATTAATGCCCAGGGAGGGAAGTGCCAAATGCCCCACTCCCACCCAGTACTCACGCCATGCATTTTTTGCACTTATACATGGCGAGAGAGTGGCAATTACCCGGGAGCTGCTTTCTCTGATCAGGTGAGCTGTCCAGACAACAGACACGCCTGTCCCCCAGAGCCACCACTGATGGGGTATGCAGAGGTACCTGGTACCTGCTGCCTctgacagctgggaacagcatcaAGAACTCAGCTTGGAAGACAACATGGAAGGCACTGCCTTGGACATCAGTCCTGGGGCATTGCAGTGGACTGTGACCCCCTTACACAGTCACCAGGGGGTGAACAGAAGTCAGTTCGGGCAGCCAGGGACACATCACACTGATGGCAGTGCTGAGGGTGAACTTCATCCCAGCCATCCTCAAGGCTCTCAACAGCCATTTAACACTGACACCAGCACCTACATTAACCAAAATGTCCCCGGTACTGATGCACAAACTACCTGCCACAGCTGCACCTGAGCACCTCATGAAGCAATCCACGCCTGTACCAGGAAACCGCTTGAACACAAGCCACTTACCACACGGCAGCGAGCCCTGAGCCAGAGCTGTCACATGAGCAGGCAGGAATAAACTTACACAAACAGCTCTGTTCACAGAGAAATGCACCGAATTCCAGCATTATACCCGACAAACACATCATCAATCCACAGCTTCCCGCACAGCAGTAGCTCCTGCCAGGACCAGAAAGTGGCTGTAAGTGGCACAGTGCCTACATGGGCCAAAATAAACCAGGAATCCATTCTGGAGATCCAAAGTCAAGCTCAGGTCCATGTGTCAGTAATaccaggctgcagggagagggggcaGTCCCTGAGCACATTGGTGCACATGGTTTTGGAGCTGAGCACCCACTGTAAGGTGGCTCTGAGCAGACTCTTGTCACACATTGGCAATGACTAGTGCCATCCAGAACATGGAATTCACACACAAACAACAGCTAGGAGCTACATTTGAGGATTATCATGGAACACTGTCAGGAAACACTCTGTGTTTGTTCATCCTACCAGTGCAGGTGtagcactgtccacacacacacaaacccaaaAATAGGTCTGTCTTGAGGGACAGGGTCAGGTTTCCTTTTCTCGTTTAGGAGAAGATGGTCTGCTTTCTCATGCAGAGCAAGGGGAAGAGCCAAAAGCAATTGCAAATATGACTAACTCAGGCAACACGTgaaaatgaggaaggaaatCACACACCACACCAACAGAAAAAGTCTCATCTTTCTACACATTTCCCCACTCTTAATACTTTGCTCGAGGCTTCTCCTGGCAGAGGAACAGCGGATGAGATGGGGACAGCCACAGAGGCCTCTGCAACAGCTGCGGCAGGTTTGTCCAGGTACTTGCACGGTCAGAGTGTTCAGGGGGTGTGACGGGGCGCTCAGGGCTGAGGGCCACCTGTGTGCATCTGACCTTGGAAATGCTACCCAAAGCTGTGCTGAGACAGGAAAACAGCGGGTGCTTGGAAAGAGTTACGAGAAGTCACTTACCCAGAAGTGGCTGGCTTTTGGGCCATGGCTCTGACATTTCTATTCAATGCTAAAATACATTTCTATGGAAAGACCAATGGCGCTCCAGGCAATCTGCTCTTATACCCTGCTATGACATTACCCTAGATCTCCAGAATAAGCATGAACCTTTTTAACTTTTCAGTGGATGTTAACTTATAAACAATCTAAATTTCTGCAAAGATTTAGATTTTCCATGAATCAGAAGCAAAATTGGTTGGTCTGTTTAACATATGCTCAGGTTTTGTGTTCATTCATGCAAACCTGCTGTCACTGCAAGAACATGTAATACTACATACAGAAGGTTATGTTTTGTgttctctccctccttttcaCCCAAGTCTATTTCAAACGATGGGAGACTCTGCAAACACAAGCACTGTTGGTAATACCAGtggagcagcctcctctgcacagtgccCCCGCGACACCACCATCACCCACCTGCTCTTCCCAGTGCTGTACACGCTCGTCTTCCTCCTGGGACTCGCACTGAACAGCCTGGCTTGCTGGGCTTTCTTCCACATTCCAAGCACATCAACTTTCATTGTCTACTTGAAAAATATCTTAGTTTCTGATTTTATAATGACCCTGATGCTTCCTCTGAAGATCCTGACAGACTCTGGCCTGGGACCGTGGCAGCTCAAAGCCTTTGTCTGTCGCTTCTCAGCCGTAATATTCTATGACACCATGTACATTAGCATAGTGCTGCTCGGGCTCATTGCTTTCGACAGATTTCTCAAGATTGTGAGACCTTTTGGGAAGTTCTGGGTCCAAAATCTGACCTCAGCAAAGATCCTCGCAAGTCTGGTCTGGCTCTTCTTCCTGGTTCTCTCTCTTCCCAACGTGATCTTGTCCAACAAGACAGCGACGCCCCAGTCCGTGAGGAAGTGTGCCTCCTTGAAGAGTTACCTCGGACTCAAATGGCACGAAGCCGTCAACTACATCTGTCAGGTCATCTTCTGGACTGTCCTCATCCTCATGTTGCTCTTTTATATAATTATTGCCAAAAAGGTGTATGAGTCTTAcataaaaacacagaagaaaggcaacaaaaatgaaaaacgGATCAAGGGGAAAGTATTCATCATTTTTACTGTGTTCTTCTTATGCTTTGCCCCCTTCCACTTCAGCAGGGTCCCCTACACCCTGAGCCAAACAAGTGCCCACATGGACTGCCGCCTGCAGAACCAGCTCTTTGTGGCCAAAGAGAGCACGCTGTGGCTGGCAGCCACCAACATCTGCATGGACCCCCTGATCTACATGTTCCTGTGCAGGCCCTTTGTGGAGAAGGTGTTGTACAGGAGGGTAAAGACTCTTCAGAGAATGGTCCAGACAAACCCAAAAACTGAACTGGATACACAAGTGTCTCCTACTGAGTCTTGATTCTGCAGCTGCATGCTCTACTCTGCACGTTCATAGAGAACTTGAAAAATAGTTTGGTTTACTTCTGCTGAAGAACACAAAAGGGTATTTGCCAAGTAATATTAATACTCAATAAATGCAGCAAAATAGATTTTCTATGTATACTCACTGCATAGCCTTAATGGGCAAAAGGCTCTCGCTCAAACTGCCTAACACAATCCACAGGTCAATTCTCTCTGCTTTAAACTAAAACAACTCACTTGCTAACACCTGAGCAGCTCAATGACTCTGCCTGCTTCCAAGGGCAATTCAGCTTTCTTGGGGATTaaaccccagagctgctgacTGTGTATGTCAGTAATTCCTACCCTAAGAGTCAGCTTGGCTACACATCAAGAgtagagaagaggaggaagagagggatGGACACGGTCCCTTCCCATCctcctcacctccctcacaCATGTAATTACTTTCCTACCACCCACAGTTTCACCAtccttcctctctgctcccagcaggacttTGGTGGAGGACAGTGTTGGCAGTACCCCAGTTTCCCTCAGTACATGCTCCTCGTCCGGGTGAGCAGAGCACCCAGGACTGCGTCCCCCACAAAGGGGGCCCCAGAGCCACGTGGGGCTCAGCCCCACCCCACCACTCACCAGAGAGGAACACCCAGGGACGTCCCCCTGGTGGCACATTcacccttccccatcccaacaacgggcaaagagaagggagcaaggaacactgcctgagcctccCCATCCAGAGAAGCCCTCTCCACCCAGCTCACCAGAGCACTCACACAGCTCTCCCTTGGCTATCCCACAGGGACTGTCCCTGGAGAGAAACTACTTTCTAATCCAAAATTCTGGAATTTATGTTACTATTTCAAGGCAGCAGTGTCCCTTATCCCAACCatcccttctcctccagctctgctgccagcttTGCACTCTCTCACACGTGCCAGACACTTTGATCACCACTTGAATGCTGTTTTTAGAAATTCATTGTTTACGGCAGCCTAATCCAATCCAGCAGGTTGTTCCATACAGCTTGATTTTTTCAAAGCTGTTGTAAATTGCTGTGCATGAATTACATCTGACTCTGGGGTTCCCCAGCCTCTGCCACATAGGAAGATGTATGTCTTATTTAGCAACTTCTACCCACTCCATCTTCTTCACCAGGCATGTTACATACCTTCCACAGCTGAAACATCCTTCCTGACTGGAAACTGAACTAATCCCCAATCAGCTTTCAATTAGTTCTGAATTTCACTATAAATTAGTGTTATCTCAGCCATTGTCCACCTCTCAGATTAAATGCTGTTGCATTAAAGGCTCTCCCCACACACATACGCTGTTAAAAGGATTAACTTTGCTCCTTTAGGAAAAGCAAATATAATAAATTCTTAGCTGCTGAAATAGCCACCACTTTAGTAACTGCTTAGAGGAGCATACAGGAGGCTGGAAATGTTCCTCTCAACCTCCTGACACAGCGTGACAATTAACAGAGGGGCCTGAGCTAAACACTGGGAGAAGAGGGTCTGTAAACCAGCTGTGATCTTCCACCAGGCAGGTGCCCATTGAACTCTGTGCTCCCAAACCTCGGATGTGTCAGGGAGGAATTCAGGACAAAACTCTCCATCCATCTCAGTCCTCCCTCTTCCTTCTGAATCACACCAGCACAACTAACACAGAGGTCCCACACtgactgcatccagctctggatttACAGAGCAGTGTGGCAGTGAGAAACtaagaaaatgctgaagaaCAGAAATTCCTTTTATTCTCTGATTTCTGCTTGTGATCGAGGCTCATCCAACGCTGTGCACACACACTGGCAGCTCACGAAGTTCAGTGCTGAGAGCCTGTGTGTTAGGGTGGGTGTAACCACAAAATGGGATGAGCTGGTCCTTAAATAAAGGGTGTGCCAAAGGTTTCTGAGGAGTCTTAATCATCTGtttttcagctgctgcttcttaGGTAGGTAAAAGGGAGCCAAAGGTTCCAAACTCTAGCAAAGAAGTGAAGGTGACTGCAAGGACAGAACACCAGCTTGATCCacttaggggaaaaaagtccCTGAATTCTAACACTTGGGATTTTGCACATTTCTCTACACAGTTTTAGATCACTGCCTCCAGATGGAGTAAAAATCGTAATGCCTCAAAGTTTAGGTCTCTGCTTTTTAAGGCTCAAAGAAATAACCAAAGCAGTATTTTGTTTTGCATGTGACAGAGCCATGTTTGGAGAGCACATCTCCCTTGGCAGGAAGCCCAGAGTACAGGGAGGGACCACAGCATGCCATGGAGCCCCTTCACTGGGCTCCCCAGCTTCCTTTAGTGCAGCCAAGAGATTTATGGAACTCAGCAAAGTTTACCAGCATATTCAACACAGCAGTCACCATTTTTCCAAACCTGATTTTCCTCCCAACCCACTGAGAATGTGCTGGTTCTGCCCTGAGCAAAACCCTTGCTGTTACCTGACACAGCAGCCATACAGGACAGCGAACACGTGCACCATTCCCACCTCACCTGTACTCACTCCAGCCCATCACAccatgaggcagcagcagggctctCCCTTCCCACAGACAAATGCTCCCTTGCATGGCTTGTCCTCACTCCAGACAACCTAGAAACTGAAAACTGGCACGAGACCTTCAGCCTGTTAGCAGAAATGACTCTTGTCCAGGGTTCCCACAGGCCAGTTCCACACAGGAAGTACTGACACTTATCCTAAACATCTCTACAGGTTGTTGGGTTCCTGAAAATGGAACTACAGGGCACTCAGCAGTTGAGTTTTATAGGAAATCACTTCTTTGGGTacataaattttttattttacttgtgtTTCAGAAGAAGGAAGTATTTTATACCCTCACCTAACACATGCACCCTCCAGTCTTTGGACTGCCTCTCCTTAGGGGTACTGCATAATTCCTTAGTGCCCAGAGACAAACTGCTCTTCATAGACATCCTGACCCTTGACACAGCTACACACATCCCTCCATACAGGCCCCCACAGTTCTGAGCACTGAGAAAACTCTCATAACACACAGCAGTGCTTCAATTAATTAGAAATGCAAACCAACCATTTGCATCGTGAACAAGAGCTGGGCAGACAAGTCAAGCAGCCAGGGTATGACCCACAGGatggcacacacacagagccagcagGGCACCGGGGAggactgaaggcaccaggacagaCCTGAGCCTACAGACAGGATCAGCCAGCCAAGGCCTGGAACTACAGGTTCCCTCTCAGCACACTGTGAGCAACTTGAGGATAGAGGGAAAAAGAACTGAGCTTTTAAAGTCAGGTCTTAATTAGAtactttccttcttcctttcctgttaGTGACAGGGATAACACAGTGACTGGAGTAATCCACATcaggaaaggggaaatggcAGCTCTTCCAAGACTCTTCCCCTGACAAAAGCACCTTCACATCTGCAGCTGTAGTGCTGGAGGTTCCTCCCCGTGTTGCAAGCTCTGATCTTGCTGACTCTTTTCTGCttaaaaaacagaaacagcCAGTCCTGTGCATTACCCAGGTGATGAATCTGCTTTAACATAGCCTTGCAGTTCACATTGCTAAATATGGCAGTGAAGACGTTTTAGAATGAAGCAAGGCAGTAATTGCTGTAATAACGTTGTTCAGGCTCTTATGAAATCCAAGACTTGCTCTCTAATCATCAAAACACAAAAAGGGACATCCAACCTTTAAATAATGTGAACAATAGTGAAGTTACAGGTTACCTTCAGCTTTTCTTTACATCAGACCTTCACATTTCTTCCGCGCTGTTTTTACGACAAGCTCCCCACGTTTCAGTGTTTCATGTGTCAGCTCGTCCtgacctgctccagcctgggagcagccaaCAACACGTCTGCGTTGGAGCCTGCTCAGGGATGCCACGGCACTGGGTTCTAACCCATCGTGTTTTACTGGTACACCAaaatacagagattttttttaaaagttgatGTGcttttgcaccatattcaaaaaataaacaaactaaAACCCCATTCTGGTGcagcttttatttattatttgacCATTACTAACACACCGGTTTTGGTGTATGCACTCTACTCCCAGAGTGCCAACTCCTAAACACTTCGGTCTCTGTAAGcaattaaattacatttttcaaacatttcagtttccactttcaatttcttctcttttcccacagcacatgctgctgcACTGGTCCTCAGACCCCAGCCTGAGAGACCACCAGCACTGGCAGCGTTGAAAAACAGCAGCGCAAATGTAGGAGTCACGTGCTGCTGTGCCGTGTCTGGACCGCAGGCCTGAGACCACAGGAGCATTTCCGGGAGTCCAGCTGTGCCCTGACAGGGATGCAGGAactgtgctctgcagccaggacacagcacagcagctggcTCTGGAGCACCTGGCTCTGGAGCATGCACCTCGTGCAGGGCAAAGTCGAGCGTGAAGGGGATTGTTCCAGGAGGGTATGAACCCCCTACACACCCTCTGACTTTTGTTCCCCTATCTCCAACAGGCAGCTGCCAAACCCTGGAGCATGAGGGACAGCTGAAAGGAGGTGAAATGGAGGCTGGCACACACCGCCCTGCACAGCCATGTGCAAGGTGTGAGCAAGGCACAGGCTTCATCAGGTCTCCTCTCCCTACCTGCAGGGAAAGGCTTCTCCATCCTCAGGGGGTGCCATGTGCCTGCAACAGAGACCATCTGTTGGTCTGGATCTACTGTCAGGATATCCAGTTCCTGGGATGAGTTTGGCAGCCTGTGACAATAAAGCTGAAAATACAACAGAGTGAAGCTGTGTTCCTACAGCTCCATCTGCATGGGTTTGCTTTGCCTTGCAAAAGCTGGTCTTCAAAGGCGAGCTGTGCCAGCAGTCTCCTGTGATCAGGGACTGCGCCTGATTCAAGGGAGAGGTCCTGTGGCAAGAAGAAATTTTACAGTCTGCCCACAAGGAGAAATGTGGGATTTAGCACAGGCCAGAGGAAGCTGCTCAGCACTGCGGGGGCAGCAGGTGGGTCCTGCTCTGGCTTGGCCCCTCACAGGCTCCGTGCAGCTGACAGGGCTCCTGTGTAGAGGGGTGTCCAGTCTCAGCAGAGGGGAACTAGGGGCTCAGCCCCTCAGATACttgagagaaaaaaccaaacgtGTACAGAACAGTCCAAGCAGAACAGACAGAAAAAGGCCTTGGCAGCCACTGCTCTCAGAGCACTGagattatttctcctttttccctgaatttttaATGAGGGAGATGGGGATTTCCTTTTTCTAAAGAAGGCAGCAGAAATGGGAGATTACCCACTTCATCCTGCAGTGACATGAAGCAGAACTTTGTCCCAGTAGAACAGTCCCAATATAATATGTCCCAATTTTGTCCCATGATTATTTCAGTGCTCTAAAGGCACTAAATAGTCTGACATATGTAAACATATGTACAGCCAGGACCACTGAGGGCAGGGCTGTGAGAGGCAGTGGGCTCAGTCGGTCCTAAGGAGCACCATGGCAGGAACAGACACTCAGGTCATTTTAGCTGCAATACTGAGGGACAGACGTAGCGTTCTACTTTCATTCTACACATTATTTAGAAGAGAGGATCTGTTCAAGGCACAACACTAAAGATAATCTAAATATAATCAAATTAATAATTGACAAGATGATCTGATTAGCAGATATTTTCATCTATCCAGCACCAGATTCTTCAGGAGCACATTAAATCCACATCCACCCTGCAGACGCGGTATGCCCCGGGAGGCAGAGgcagggcagcagtgctgccttCCCCGCTCGAACCCACCTCCCAGGTGAATCACCGTCTGCGTCCTGGGCGCCCCAGCTGCTCCGGAGCCAGGAAGTGAGCGGGAGCGCGCTCACCTACCCTGGCATGTGAGTCATTCCCAGGAATGAGAAAGCCAGTTGCTCCAGTTGCTCCTGGCCGGGGGAATTTTGACTCTCTGATCAGGTATCACAAAAAAAAGCCATCAGAAGCCCAAAAATCTTACTGCCAGACATGGTTGGTTCAGCTACCCTCTCCCAGGAAATACCCTCCTGCCTACTGTAGTTTCAAGATGCGTTTTGGAGGAGTCTGAGGCACTTTTGGGATGCAGCTCCGAGACAAGCGGAAGGCGACGATGGTGACAGGTAAGTGAGCTCTGACCATCTGAAAAGCATTTGATAAGTTGTTCAGTGAATCTGTTAGCACTTTCTCACCCTTGAGTGAAAAAACAGGAATTAAGATATAGTTGCTGAAAACCAGACTTGGAACCATAAACTGAATGTCAGATCAATTAAAAGCGTCAAGTTCTCAAAATAGCATGCCTTTACCAGCCTTTTATTCATTCATACATAGTATTCATGGTGGCAAAAAACCCCCTGGTTTCTACTAATCTTTCCTTCTAAGATACGACTCAAAGTGCAGGTGGGTCCATTGTTTCAGTAACTCACTTCCTGACAGAGCTAAACTCATAGAAAGTAAGGTTCAGTAACTACAAGATCTGATTTTGCTTTAAAAGGGTTTGTACTATATTCCTTTTCACCTCTTTCAGCATAGGAAAGCAAACTTGAGCTCTCTTCACTATATTAACAGAATAAATGTTCTCTTCCTTCGTACTTCATTCAAGTCATGTTAAAACTTGTCAGGTTCACTGGAAAAACCACATAGCTCTGAATGAGCAGACTAGATCTGATGAGTCTCACGGCCTGGGAAATATCTGAGCTGCTTGCAAAAGCCTCTGTCTT
It contains:
- the P2RY13 gene encoding P2Y purinoceptor 13 isoform X2 → MGDSANTSTVGNTSGAASSAQCPRDTTITHLLFPVLYTLVFLLGLALNSLACWAFFHIPSTSTFIVYLKNILVSDFIMTLMLPLKILTDSGLGPWQLKAFVCRFSAVIFYDTMYISIVLLGLIAFDRFLKIVRPFGKFWVQNLTSAKILASLVWLFFLVLSLPNVILSNKTATPQSVRKCASLKSYLGLKWHEAVNYICQVIFWTVLILMLLFYIIIAKKVYESYIKTQKKGNKNEKRIKGKVFIIFTVFFLCFAPFHFSRVPYTLSQTSAHMDCRLQNQLFVAKESTLWLAATNICMDPLIYMFLCRPFVEKVLYRRVKTLQRMVQTNPKTELDTQVSPTES
- the P2RY12 gene encoding P2Y purinoceptor 12 yields the protein MVKSWRDCQGPPLTDPSFHRREHPRFSTSPGRGNTTEEMKATTQFSSSRNDSNCTSDSRISQVIFPLLYTFLFLVGITMNGLAMWVFFKISSKSNFIIFLKNTVISDLLMILTFPFKILSDAKLVSWVLRGFVCQVTQVVFYFTMYISILFLGLITIDRYQKATSPFRTSTPRSLLAAKILSTAIWVSMFALSLPNMILTNKKKTPKNVRKCALLKSEFGLVWHEIVNYICQFIFWVNLAVIVVCYILISKELYKSYKRTRCTGKASKKTVNLKVFIIIAVFFICFVPFHFTRIPYTLSQTRDVFDCSAQNTLFYLKETTLWLTSLNACLDPFIYFFLCKSFRKSLLDMLCKHMAGLGARTKEQNEGDDTDETPL
- the P2RY13 gene encoding P2Y purinoceptor 13 isoform X1; its protein translation is MGTATEASATAAAGLSSLFQTMGDSANTSTVGNTSGAASSAQCPRDTTITHLLFPVLYTLVFLLGLALNSLACWAFFHIPSTSTFIVYLKNILVSDFIMTLMLPLKILTDSGLGPWQLKAFVCRFSAVIFYDTMYISIVLLGLIAFDRFLKIVRPFGKFWVQNLTSAKILASLVWLFFLVLSLPNVILSNKTATPQSVRKCASLKSYLGLKWHEAVNYICQVIFWTVLILMLLFYIIIAKKVYESYIKTQKKGNKNEKRIKGKVFIIFTVFFLCFAPFHFSRVPYTLSQTSAHMDCRLQNQLFVAKESTLWLAATNICMDPLIYMFLCRPFVEKVLYRRVKTLQRMVQTNPKTELDTQVSPTES